The Oncorhynchus tshawytscha isolate Ot180627B linkage group LG20, Otsh_v2.0, whole genome shotgun sequence genome has a window encoding:
- the LOC112219409 gene encoding eosinophil peroxidase — translation MKPFPSLLALGLCLMFSQPDLSTEESLSSPFIQSSVEEAKRLVDEAYKYSREKSLERVRGQSTRPSDVLHLLKQPARDTRSAVRSADYLENTLRLIHEKVHSTHRLLNATDLLTPEELDTIVRVTGCAARVSKPSCHTTPNINKYRTATSICNNLKYPRLGASNTPFTRWLPAQYDDGISRPKGWDRNTRFNNFMLPLVREVSNRILATNDAGVKCDSKYTHMVTLFGQWNDHDLTFTPFSPSIRSYSNGLDCDESCERSEPCFPIQIPPRDPRLPTGRDSCIPVFRSAPVCGTGESAFNFGGVANKREQINTLTAFLDLGQVYGSEEGLARDLRDLTNDGGLLRVNKQFTDNGRELLPFTKVTGNMCATRQRVTNQTNAKEVPCFIAGDARVDENIALTSIHTMFMREHNRLARALRRLNPQWDADTLYQEARKIMGAYTQVFVFRHYLPHIVGPDTMSRQLGRYPGYNEKIDPSIANVFATAAYRFAHLAIQPMLSRLDSNYKEHAKFPSVPLFKAFFTPWRLVFEGGIDPLIRGLVGRPAKLNTQNHMMVDALRERLFQFVQHLALDLGSLNMQRGRDHGLPGYNAWRKFCGLSTPTNQTQLAVVLNNKDLARRLLQLYGTPANIDVWMGGVAEPFVQGGRVGPLFACLIATQFQRIRQGDRLWYENPGVFTSAQRAALSCASLARIMCDNTGILKVTSNPFKIPNRKTNGIINCNRIPQLNLKAWIVRPTNTKQQDQNQEPEQEAERSDQDNKIPLK, via the exons ATGAAGCCGTTTCCCTCCCTCCTGGCATTGGGGTTGTGCCTGATGTTCAGCCAGCCAGATCTGTCTACAGAGGAAAGCTTGAGTAGCCCATTCATTCAAAGTTCAGTGGAGGAGGCAAAGAGACTCGTAGATGAAGCTTACAAGTACTCCAGAGAAAA GAGTCTGGAGAGAGTGCGTGGGCAGTCCACCAGGCCCTCAGATGTCCTGCATCTCCTGAAGCAGCCTGCCAGGGACACACGCTCTGCTGTACGGTCGGCAGACTACCTGGAGAACACCTTGAGACTGATCCATGAGAAAGTCCACAGCACACACAGGTTGCTCAACGCAA cagACCTGCTCACACCTGAGGAGCTAGACACCATCGTCCGGGTAACTGGCTGTGCAGCTCGTGTCAGCAAACCCTCCTGCCACACCACACCCAACATTAACAAGTACCGCACAGCTACTAGCATCTGCAACAACCT GAAGTACCCTCGTCTTGGAGCCTCAAATACACCCTTCACTCGATGGCTGCCTGCTCAGTATGACGATGGGATCTCTCGACCCAAAGGCTGGGACCGAAACACACGCTTCAACAACTTTATGCTCCCTCTG GTAAGGGAGGTCTCTAACCGTATCCTGGCAACCAATGATGCTGGTGTTAAGTGCGATAGCAAGTACACACACATGGTCACCCTCTTTGGCCAGTGGAACGACCATGACCTAACGTTCACGCCCTTCTCCCCCAGCATTCGCTCCTACAGCAACGGCCTGGACTGTGACGAGAGCTGTGAACGCTCCGAGCCCTGTTTCCCCATCCAG ATTCCTCCCAGAGACCCACGCTTGCCCACTGGCCGAGACAGCTGCATCCCAGTCTTCCGATCAGCGCCCGTGTGCGGCACAGGAGAGTCTGCTTTCAATTTCGGTGGCGTGGCCAACAAGAGGGAGCAGATCAATACCCTTACGGCCTTCCTGGACTTGGGGCAGGTGTACGGCTCTGAGGAGGGGTTGGCGCGTGACCTCCGGGACCTTACCAACGATGGGGGCCTGCTGCGTGTCAACAAACAGTTCACAGACAATGGGCGTGAACTGCTGCCCTTCACGAAAGTGACGGGTAACATGTGTGCCACCCGTCAGAGAGTCACCAACCAAACCAATGCCAAGGAGGTGCCCTGCTTCATTGCAG GTGATGCCCGTGTGGATGAGAACATAGCCTTGACATCTATTCATACAATGTTCATGCGTGAGCACAACCGTCTGGCCCGTGCCCTGCGTCGTCTCAACCCACAATGGGATGCTGACACACTCTATCAGGAGGCCCGTAAGATCATGGGTGCCTACACCCAG GTGTTTGTGTTCCGGCACTACCTGCCGCACATTGTGGGCCCAGACACCATGTCCCGCCAGCTCGGCCGTTACCCTGGCTACAATGAGAAGATTGATCCCAGCATTGCCAACGTGTTTGCTACAGCAGCCTACCGCTTTGCCCACCTGGCCATCCAGCCCATGTTGTCCCGCCTGGATAGCAACTACAAGGAACATGCCAAGTTCCCCAGTGTGCCTCTGTTCAAGGCCTTCTTCACCCCCTGGAGGCTGGTGTTTGAGG GTGGCATCGACCCTCTGATCCGAGGTCTGGTGGGTCGGCCTGCTAAGCTGAACACCCAGAATCACATGATGGTGGACGCTCTGAGGGAGAGACTCTTCCAGTTCGTACAACACCTGGCTCTGGACCTGGGCTCCCTCAACATGCAGCGTGGACGTGACCATGGCCTGCCTG GCTACAATGCTTGGCGTAAATTCTGTGGACTCTCAACTCCTACGAACCAGACTCAGCTGGCTGTGGTTCTGAACAACAAAGACTTGGCCCGCAGACTACTGCAGCTCTACGGCACCCCAGCTAACATTGACGTGTGGATGGGGGGCGTGGCTGAACCCTTTGTACAAGGAGGCCGCGTCGGGCCTCTCTTCGCCTGCCTCATAGCCACCCAGTTCCAGAGGATTCGCCagggagacag GCTGTGGTATGAAAACCCGGGCGTCTTTACCTCGGCACAGAGGGCTGCCCTTAGTTGTGCCTCTCTAGCTCGGATCATGTGTGACAACACTGGCATTCTAAAAGTCACCAGTAACCCCTTCAAGATCCCCAATCGTAAGACCAACGGTATCATCAACTGCAACCGTATCCCACAACTCAACCTCAAAGCCTGGATTGTGAGACCAACTAACACCAAACAGCAGGACCAGAACCAGGAGCCGGAACAGGAGGCGGAGCGGTCAGACCAGGATAACAAG ATCCCCCTGAAGTGA